In Paenibacillus algicola, a genomic segment contains:
- a CDS encoding ABC transporter permease has product MQKSYILRHWALYSMILPGVLYFVVFKYIPLLGSVIAFQDYNVFKGIRESAFVGFKHFQNLFAYPEFYRVLKNTILISLYKIIFGFPAPIILALLLNEIRKMAFKRTIQTVIYLPHFLSWVIVGGLVINLLSPNYGIVNELLRYFGLEPIFFLQEPEYFRSIIVLSGIWKEVGWSTIIFLAALAGVNPDLYEAAEMDGAGRLRKAISVTLPAIMPTVVVLLLLRIGDFLDLGFEQVYMLLNPLVKSTGEIIDTYIYEVGLLGAQFSYTTAIGIFKSVVGLILIVGANEFSKRYTGHSIY; this is encoded by the coding sequence ATGCAGAAAAGTTATATTCTCAGACATTGGGCTCTTTATTCAATGATTTTGCCTGGTGTGTTGTATTTTGTGGTCTTCAAATACATCCCCCTTCTGGGGAGTGTTATTGCATTTCAGGACTATAACGTGTTTAAAGGAATCCGGGAGAGTGCCTTCGTAGGCTTCAAGCACTTCCAGAACCTATTTGCCTATCCCGAATTTTATAGGGTATTGAAAAATACGATACTGATCAGTCTGTACAAAATTATATTCGGGTTTCCGGCTCCGATTATTCTGGCGCTACTATTGAACGAAATCCGCAAAATGGCTTTTAAACGTACAATCCAAACGGTCATCTATCTGCCGCACTTTCTGTCTTGGGTTATCGTAGGTGGACTGGTCATTAATCTGCTGTCCCCTAATTACGGAATTGTAAATGAACTGCTACGTTATTTTGGACTTGAACCGATTTTTTTCCTGCAGGAGCCGGAATATTTTCGCTCAATCATTGTTCTCTCAGGTATTTGGAAGGAAGTTGGATGGAGTACTATTATTTTCCTTGCTGCCCTGGCCGGCGTGAATCCGGATCTGTACGAAGCCGCTGAAATGGATGGTGCGGGACGCCTTCGCAAAGCCATTAGCGTAACACTGCCTGCGATTATGCCTACCGTGGTAGTGCTGCTCCTGCTGAGAATTGGAGACTTTCTGGATCTAGGCTTTGAACAGGTATATATGCTGCTCAACCCGCTAGTAAAATCAACAGGAGAGATCATTGATACCTATATTTATGAGGTCGGTCTGCTTGGAGCCCAATTCAGCTACACGACGGCTATCGGGATCTTCAAGTCCGTCGTCGGCTTAATCCTGATTGTTGGTGCCAATGAATTTAGCAAGCGTTACACGGGCCACTCCATTTATTGA
- a CDS encoding carbohydrate ABC transporter permease, which translates to MKKSRHSGSAFDRINGLFMILLSASMLFPFLYIAAGSLSSGTAILQGRVSIFPVEWTWVNYQAVFRNAAIWNSFVVTAFITVVGTFFNLLLTSLMAYGLARKELRGRTLIMLCIIFTMIFPAPLIPSYLLVKSLGMLNTLQALIVPSAISAFNLIIMISFFRSLPEGLLESARIDGAGEYRTWLSIAIPLSLPSITTIGLFYAVTHWNSYFAAIIYIRDPKLYPLQVKLRQLLVENDAEQMMQAVEVNLSSLEGIKMATIIVATLPILFVYPFIQKHFIKGSMLGSIKE; encoded by the coding sequence TTGAAGAAATCCAGGCACTCAGGCAGTGCATTTGACCGGATCAATGGGCTATTTATGATATTGCTGTCAGCCAGCATGCTGTTTCCGTTCCTGTACATCGCCGCAGGCTCCCTGAGCAGTGGTACAGCCATTCTTCAAGGCCGGGTATCTATATTTCCTGTGGAATGGACATGGGTGAATTACCAAGCTGTGTTTCGGAATGCAGCCATCTGGAATTCCTTTGTGGTAACCGCCTTCATTACGGTTGTCGGCACCTTTTTTAACCTGCTGCTGACCTCGCTCATGGCTTACGGGCTTGCCCGCAAGGAACTGAGGGGACGCACCTTGATCATGCTCTGTATTATTTTCACGATGATATTTCCAGCGCCGCTTATTCCTTCGTATTTGTTGGTTAAGTCGCTTGGTATGCTGAACACACTGCAGGCTCTCATTGTTCCATCTGCCATCAGTGCATTTAACCTGATTATTATGATTTCTTTTTTCCGCAGCTTGCCTGAAGGCCTTCTTGAATCGGCTCGAATCGATGGGGCCGGGGAATACCGGACCTGGCTGAGCATCGCAATTCCTTTGTCCCTGCCTTCTATCACAACCATCGGCCTGTTTTATGCAGTCACACATTGGAACTCCTATTTTGCAGCGATCATTTATATCCGGGATCCCAAGCTGTATCCGCTGCAGGTTAAGCTGAGGCAGCTGCTGGTGGAGAATGATGCAGAGCAAATGATGCAGGCGGTTGAGGTGAACTTATCCTCGCTGGAGGGGATCAAGATGGCTACGATTATCGTCGCTACGCTTCCGATTTTGTTTGTGTACCCGTTTATCCAGAAGCATTTTATTAAAGGCAGTATGCTGGGCTCTATAAAGGAGTAA
- a CDS encoding extracellular solute-binding protein — MKISKIASAAALSMLLITSACTSGTQSGTGAPPNTEGQGNTQIQTPEAAPTITLGVTTAGSQYVEGSANMNEDVHVEKLREMSGVDVQLELIPYNDYKQNMTLLFAGGDMPDLLQTAGATAPEIAPAFEADVFMPLNDLIDEHAPNLKKHIPQEAWDSVRVSKNGVIYAVPSIKVSNINNVTFMRKDWLDKMKLEAPETVEEYIEVLKAFRDGDPNGNGRKDEIPYTARANFTFGEAFFGAFDVPIGGWRYTDGKLLPNYVRPEMKEALELYRELYQEKLIDNEFFVQQGKDWDAKIKGQANVGMWTHQPHYPDKWLTEVQQGDPNAEIVIIPAPKGSNGQGGAAYGTDPVGGMVYMIPQGSKDPVAAIKFLDWFYSDEALTFFSFGIEGQDYTVENGQIKYKYPVTQEETYLQSMRQYWLRLIGPDPIGDEAFMKEKPNGQLVLDALAVADAEGIVDDGNGMPNMTTLTERPELGRNGLFLETAARIMTGEGSLDEFDAFVEDWMKRGGDKLIEEATAWYESK, encoded by the coding sequence GTGAAAATTTCAAAAATTGCCAGTGCCGCTGCACTGTCTATGCTGTTGATCACAAGCGCGTGTACGAGCGGAACACAAAGCGGTACTGGTGCGCCGCCTAACACTGAAGGTCAAGGCAACACCCAAATCCAGACGCCGGAAGCAGCTCCGACCATTACACTGGGGGTTACTACGGCAGGCTCCCAGTATGTCGAAGGCTCAGCCAATATGAATGAGGATGTACATGTTGAGAAGCTGAGAGAGATGTCGGGCGTAGATGTGCAGCTAGAGCTGATTCCATACAACGATTACAAGCAGAATATGACGCTGCTGTTTGCAGGCGGCGACATGCCGGATCTGCTGCAAACCGCTGGAGCCACCGCGCCGGAGATTGCCCCTGCCTTCGAAGCAGACGTCTTTATGCCGCTGAATGATCTTATTGATGAGCATGCTCCCAATTTAAAGAAGCATATACCACAAGAAGCATGGGATTCCGTGCGTGTCAGCAAAAACGGCGTCATCTATGCAGTGCCTTCTATTAAGGTCAGCAACATTAATAATGTCACCTTCATGCGTAAGGATTGGCTGGATAAGATGAAACTGGAAGCACCGGAGACGGTAGAGGAGTATATCGAGGTACTGAAGGCCTTTCGCGATGGAGATCCAAACGGCAATGGAAGAAAGGATGAAATCCCGTACACGGCGAGAGCCAATTTCACGTTCGGCGAAGCATTCTTCGGAGCTTTTGATGTCCCGATTGGAGGATGGCGTTATACCGATGGCAAGCTTCTGCCGAATTATGTAAGACCGGAAATGAAGGAAGCACTGGAGTTGTACCGCGAGCTGTATCAAGAAAAGCTGATCGACAATGAATTTTTCGTACAGCAGGGAAAGGATTGGGATGCAAAAATTAAGGGACAGGCGAATGTAGGCATGTGGACACATCAGCCGCATTACCCGGATAAATGGCTCACGGAAGTGCAGCAGGGAGATCCCAACGCCGAGATCGTCATTATACCTGCTCCTAAAGGATCGAACGGTCAAGGCGGTGCTGCCTACGGCACAGATCCGGTCGGCGGTATGGTTTATATGATTCCACAGGGCAGCAAGGACCCCGTTGCAGCGATAAAATTCCTGGATTGGTTCTACAGTGACGAAGCCTTGACGTTCTTCTCGTTCGGCATTGAGGGACAGGATTATACGGTAGAGAACGGACAGATCAAATATAAGTATCCTGTAACGCAGGAAGAAACCTATTTGCAGTCGATGAGGCAATACTGGCTTCGCCTGATCGGGCCGGACCCAATCGGAGATGAAGCATTTATGAAGGAGAAGCCCAACGGACAGCTGGTTCTTGATGCACTGGCAGTAGCCGATGCCGAGGGGATTGTCGACGATGGTAACGGCATGCCGAACATGACCACCTTGACCGAACGGCCGGAACTCGGAAGGAACGGTCTCTTTCTGGAGACGGCAGCCCGGATTATGACAGGTGAGGGAAGCCTTGATGAATTCGATGCTTTTGTCGAGGACTGGATGAAGCGTGGAGGCGACAAGCTGATTGAAGAAGCAACCGCATGGTATGAAAGTAAATAA
- a CDS encoding ligand-binding sensor domain-containing protein yields MESTRNLGFPVNHTYLYQYDFIPSREGDETLVTVTNGNPARLCVVDVRQSKLRGSYPLEGADGAMVLEAAGEDRVIAGSFPNGELYILHLEQDEIQRLTVHSAGLSFVYAVCIVGDDLYFGGYPGCILYRIHLSTGIVSKAAEIDSREMYLRSMLEVDGELFIGCGAHVRLYRYQPAEKSCIALELGEEIEGSPGFVTNLRIYRNSIAASIEALDMVILCDRSSNRLIRVFRNFSQFIVVNEKLFLFNAEGTYYYQEEEDQLTHMSGSFTAGWKVMRAARMDEEHKLTGITRHGELSILSLSTGAKEMLQLPLPTAPALIQTIQEAPTGCIYMSGYQCGGLSIYDPVTGRTAEHKGIEQIDGMVFTPDKAYFGAYPGACIYEWDYSDEKDPEAMPRLLFRVGEHQDRPFAMAAHAEYLFVGTIPDYGKSGGALTEYDTVGKKRVTYRHLIEAQSISALAISPEAPRYLYGGTTVWGGLGQTPVESDGKLFIWDTVKKKVEHSWVPLQGEDGIGCLAFDSEGGLWGVTRGTLFQIDPSSGILLRSKVLVEKVWQGHFWRGPFLRVLSDGDLIVNVDRTIYRLNKDSLEAAVIYRDAKLLAVDEARDTLYFVRNQSLFSIQLT; encoded by the coding sequence ATGGAGAGCACTCGGAATTTGGGTTTCCCGGTAAACCATACGTATCTGTACCAGTATGACTTTATCCCTTCCCGTGAAGGAGACGAGACCCTCGTCACTGTAACAAACGGAAATCCTGCTCGGCTATGTGTAGTCGATGTGCGCCAGTCAAAGCTACGAGGAAGCTATCCTTTGGAAGGCGCAGATGGGGCTATGGTGCTGGAGGCAGCAGGAGAAGACCGGGTTATCGCCGGCTCTTTCCCTAATGGGGAGCTTTATATCCTGCATCTGGAACAGGATGAGATTCAGCGGCTAACGGTGCACAGTGCCGGTCTGAGCTTTGTATATGCCGTCTGCATCGTGGGAGATGACTTGTATTTTGGAGGCTACCCGGGCTGTATATTGTACCGGATTCATCTGTCTACAGGTATTGTAAGTAAAGCTGCAGAGATAGATTCTAGAGAGATGTATCTGCGATCTATGCTGGAGGTCGACGGGGAGCTTTTTATCGGCTGCGGGGCTCACGTCCGATTATATCGCTACCAGCCCGCAGAGAAGTCCTGTATCGCTTTGGAATTAGGGGAAGAGATCGAAGGAAGCCCCGGGTTTGTAACGAATCTCAGGATATATAGAAACAGCATCGCAGCTAGTATTGAAGCGCTGGATATGGTCATTCTGTGTGACCGCAGCTCTAACAGACTGATACGCGTGTTCAGAAACTTCTCGCAATTTATCGTTGTGAACGAGAAGCTATTTCTGTTTAATGCGGAAGGGACATACTACTATCAGGAGGAAGAAGATCAGCTGACACACATGTCCGGAAGCTTCACTGCAGGATGGAAGGTAATGAGAGCGGCGAGGATGGATGAGGAGCATAAGCTGACTGGCATAACCCGTCACGGAGAGCTTAGTATACTTTCTTTATCTACCGGGGCAAAAGAAATGCTGCAACTCCCGCTGCCAACAGCCCCTGCCTTGATTCAGACGATCCAGGAAGCCCCGACCGGCTGTATTTATATGAGCGGCTACCAGTGCGGGGGACTCTCAATCTATGATCCGGTTACTGGCAGAACTGCGGAGCACAAGGGCATTGAACAGATTGATGGAATGGTGTTTACACCTGACAAAGCTTATTTTGGCGCTTATCCAGGAGCCTGCATTTACGAGTGGGATTACAGTGATGAAAAAGATCCTGAAGCCATGCCAAGGCTGCTGTTTCGTGTCGGCGAGCACCAAGACCGTCCTTTTGCAATGGCAGCACATGCAGAGTATCTCTTCGTGGGCACGATTCCGGATTATGGGAAAAGCGGGGGCGCGTTGACCGAATATGATACTGTCGGCAAGAAGCGCGTAACCTATCGGCATCTGATAGAAGCTCAAAGCATTTCGGCATTAGCGATATCACCTGAGGCTCCCCGGTATCTGTACGGTGGAACAACGGTCTGGGGAGGTCTCGGTCAGACGCCGGTGGAGTCGGATGGAAAGCTTTTTATTTGGGATACGGTAAAGAAAAAGGTAGAGCACTCTTGGGTTCCGCTGCAGGGTGAGGACGGAATCGGGTGCTTAGCGTTTGACAGTGAAGGAGGTCTATGGGGCGTCACACGTGGAACATTGTTCCAGATCGATCCCTCAAGTGGCATACTGCTGAGAAGTAAAGTGTTGGTGGAAAAGGTGTGGCAGGGGCATTTTTGGAGAGGTCCATTTCTTCGGGTGCTCAGTGATGGGGATCTTATTGTTAATGTAGACCGTACCATATACCGCCTGAATAAGGATAGTCTTGAAGCTGCCGTAATATACCGGGACGCCAAGCTTTTAGCGGTAGATGAAGCGCGAGACACGCTTTATTTTGTAAGAAATCAGAGTTTGTTTAGTATACAACTTACCTAG
- a CDS encoding SGNH/GDSL hydrolase family protein, with product MHHSYNNMAREQSQRLRDCTAGKVRWYSPLQEPFYVAGLGWFISEQKYRRLPVLADGVVPEAVDRLANHTAGGQIRFRTDSSQFVVRVRLTGKAHLPHMASSGQCGVDCYVGENGALRFVSTAQFEVTQDEYESTLYIGWKREMRSVVLNLPLYQGVEEIWIGLEEEALVLPPAAYQSNQKVIFYGTSVTQGGCASRPGMLHTNMLSRHIPLEFLNLGFSGSGRGEPEVIELIAGIKNPGCIILDYEGNCKSTELFRQTLPESIAICRARHPSVPILISSRMKYAREAERKELRNTRLERKELEQELVRKLRQEGDFHVYFFDGSDLLGQYYQECTVDGAHPTDLGYWHLAKGYEPVLRALLL from the coding sequence ATGCACCATTCATACAACAACATGGCGAGAGAACAGAGTCAGAGACTTAGGGATTGTACTGCAGGCAAGGTTCGTTGGTACTCTCCGCTGCAGGAGCCTTTTTATGTAGCCGGGCTGGGATGGTTCATCTCGGAGCAGAAGTATCGCAGGCTTCCTGTCCTTGCAGATGGCGTTGTACCGGAGGCGGTCGACAGGCTAGCTAACCATACCGCGGGCGGGCAGATCCGGTTCCGTACGGATTCTTCTCAATTCGTAGTTAGAGTAAGGCTGACAGGCAAGGCGCATCTGCCACATATGGCGTCCTCGGGTCAGTGCGGCGTGGACTGCTATGTTGGGGAGAACGGTGCTCTTAGATTTGTAAGCACGGCGCAATTTGAAGTTACCCAAGATGAATATGAAAGCACTCTATACATAGGATGGAAGAGGGAAATGCGCAGTGTCGTGCTGAACCTGCCGCTCTATCAAGGGGTTGAGGAGATCTGGATCGGTCTGGAAGAAGAGGCCTTGGTTCTGCCTCCTGCGGCATATCAGAGCAATCAGAAGGTGATATTTTATGGAACCTCTGTAACCCAAGGCGGTTGTGCGTCCCGTCCTGGTATGCTGCACACGAATATGTTAAGCCGGCACATCCCGCTAGAATTTCTGAATCTGGGTTTCTCAGGAAGCGGGAGAGGAGAGCCGGAGGTAATTGAGCTGATTGCAGGTATAAAGAACCCGGGCTGTATCATTCTCGATTATGAGGGGAACTGCAAATCTACTGAACTATTTCGTCAAACTCTGCCGGAAAGTATTGCTATTTGCAGGGCCCGGCATCCATCTGTCCCAATTCTCATCTCTTCTCGTATGAAGTACGCTCGTGAAGCAGAGCGGAAAGAACTGCGCAATACGAGGCTGGAGCGAAAGGAACTGGAGCAGGAACTGGTTCGAAAGCTGCGTCAGGAAGGTGACTTTCATGTCTATTTCTTCGATGGATCTGATCTGCTCGGGCAGTACTACCAGGAATGTACGGTGGATGGAGCCCATCCCACCGATCTTGGTTATTGGCATTTGGCTAAAGGCTATGAGCCAGTTTTAAGAGCGCTGCTGCTATAG
- a CDS encoding SGNH/GDSL hydrolase family protein, whose translation MKGSSRAHDDVDWLSPLEEPFQVIGLAWFTEERQYRRLPVVLDKKLEEAVGDSANHLSGAQIRFRTDSASLSIRVRLKGKADMVYMPATGQCGVDCYIGDVDRMWYMATTKYDWMQSEYESVLYQNRPSSMETVTLYLPLFQGIDELWIGVDQGASLSAPPPFASNQKILLYGTSITQGGYASRPAMAYPNILSRSMPLEIINLSFAGSGRAAPEAAQLISTISCPACLILDYEADGDPEEFQITLPEFITVYRTAHPVTPILVVSRLRYSLETHDPAWIREREEQAAFQHKLVRRLREEGDRHIFFFDGSILLGSVDYDECTVDGKHPTDLGFQRMAEGLLGTIRTIVW comes from the coding sequence ATGAAAGGGAGCAGCAGAGCTCATGATGATGTTGACTGGCTGTCACCGTTAGAGGAGCCATTTCAGGTGATAGGCTTGGCCTGGTTTACTGAGGAACGTCAATATCGAAGGCTCCCTGTTGTATTGGACAAGAAACTGGAGGAGGCTGTTGGTGACAGCGCTAACCATCTGTCTGGCGCTCAGATCCGTTTTCGCACAGACTCTGCCTCTCTATCGATTCGGGTCAGACTGAAAGGGAAGGCGGATATGGTGTATATGCCTGCGACAGGGCAATGCGGGGTGGACTGCTACATTGGGGATGTTGACCGTATGTGGTATATGGCGACGACCAAGTATGACTGGATGCAATCTGAATATGAATCCGTACTGTATCAGAATAGGCCAAGTAGCATGGAGACAGTTACGCTGTATTTGCCTCTCTTTCAAGGTATAGACGAGCTATGGATAGGAGTAGATCAGGGAGCCTCGCTATCAGCTCCGCCACCGTTTGCTTCAAATCAGAAGATCCTGCTTTACGGAACCTCCATCACCCAGGGTGGCTATGCCTCCCGTCCTGCAATGGCATATCCCAATATTCTGAGCCGAAGCATGCCGCTAGAGATTATCAATCTAAGCTTTGCGGGCAGCGGGAGGGCTGCGCCGGAAGCTGCCCAGCTTATCTCTACCATTTCCTGCCCGGCTTGCCTCATTCTTGATTATGAAGCTGATGGCGATCCAGAGGAGTTCCAGATCACACTTCCAGAGTTTATCACAGTGTACCGCACTGCTCATCCTGTAACTCCCATTCTTGTCGTTTCTCGGCTCCGTTACAGTCTAGAGACTCATGATCCTGCATGGATCCGCGAGAGAGAGGAGCAAGCAGCTTTTCAGCATAAGCTTGTCCGCAGACTTCGTGAGGAAGGGGATCGGCATATCTTTTTCTTTGACGGTTCCATTCTCCTGGGCAGTGTTGATTATGATGAATGCACGGTGGACGGCAAACATCCGACCGACCTGGGCTTCCAGAGGATGGCGGAAGGTCTCCTCGGAACGATAAGGACGATCGTTTGGTAA
- a CDS encoding proline--tRNA ligase translates to MRQSKLLMSTLREVPAEAEARSHQWMLRGGYIRQAASGIYSFLPLGYKVLRKIECIIREEMDAAGAQELHMPAMQPAELWKASGRYELYGPELMRMHDRHEREFALGPTHEEVVVSIARQEISSYRQLPVNVYQIQTKFRDERRPRFGLLRGREFLMKDAYSFDRDWEGLDVVYRQMFAAYERIFQRMGLEFRAVEADSGAIGGQGETHEFMALAEIGEDTVVSCSACSYAANLERAGFRVKACASDAKADPEQHAEEAALEPEQVYTPGIKTITELADFLVVPPVKIIKTLIYEADGQLVAVLVRGDREVNEVKVKNDLQAEHVALASPETVLAVTGAEMGFAGPAGLVLPILADKEVAEMTAAVAGANLLDTHVRGIVPGIHFSLEQTGDFRNAEPGDKCLLCGSELEFHRGIELGHVFKLGTKYSAALDATFVDQDGQQKPFVMGCYGIGVSRVMAAVAEQSITEERLIWPLSIAPFHVHIIPISMKDDAQRELSEQLYVQMTQAGIDVLLDDREERAGVKFKDADLAGAPMVIIVGRGAGDQEVEWLGREGVKESITSIEALERAVLAVKGLAAMAPERK, encoded by the coding sequence ATGCGTCAAAGCAAGTTATTGATGTCTACCTTAAGGGAAGTGCCTGCCGAGGCAGAAGCACGGAGCCACCAATGGATGCTGAGAGGCGGATATATTCGTCAGGCGGCATCCGGTATTTACTCCTTTCTTCCGCTAGGTTACAAGGTATTACGAAAAATTGAATGCATCATCCGTGAAGAAATGGATGCAGCCGGCGCTCAGGAACTGCATATGCCGGCCATGCAGCCGGCAGAGCTATGGAAGGCTTCCGGTCGTTACGAGCTGTATGGTCCGGAGTTAATGCGGATGCATGACCGTCACGAACGGGAATTTGCATTAGGACCTACCCACGAAGAAGTAGTGGTCAGCATTGCCCGTCAGGAAATCTCATCTTATCGCCAGCTTCCAGTTAATGTGTATCAGATTCAGACCAAATTCCGTGACGAACGCAGACCGCGCTTCGGCTTGCTTCGTGGCCGTGAGTTTCTCATGAAAGATGCTTACTCCTTTGATCGGGACTGGGAAGGGCTGGATGTGGTTTATCGTCAAATGTTTGCTGCGTATGAGCGGATCTTTCAGCGCATGGGTCTCGAATTCCGGGCTGTGGAAGCAGACAGCGGCGCAATTGGCGGACAGGGTGAAACGCATGAGTTCATGGCGCTGGCCGAGATTGGAGAGGATACCGTTGTATCCTGCAGCGCTTGCAGCTATGCCGCGAACCTAGAGCGGGCTGGCTTCAGGGTTAAAGCCTGTGCAAGTGATGCTAAGGCTGATCCTGAACAGCATGCAGAGGAAGCCGCTTTAGAGCCGGAGCAAGTCTATACCCCTGGGATCAAAACGATAACAGAGCTGGCCGATTTTCTGGTTGTGCCGCCGGTAAAAATCATCAAAACGCTGATCTATGAAGCGGACGGACAGCTTGTTGCAGTTCTCGTACGCGGAGACCGCGAAGTGAATGAAGTGAAAGTGAAAAATGATTTGCAAGCAGAGCATGTTGCCTTGGCATCCCCCGAGACTGTGCTTGCCGTAACAGGAGCTGAAATGGGATTCGCTGGTCCGGCTGGACTTGTACTTCCAATCCTTGCGGATAAGGAGGTGGCAGAGATGACAGCAGCAGTGGCAGGTGCAAACCTCTTAGATACCCATGTGCGAGGCATCGTTCCAGGCATTCACTTTTCTTTAGAGCAGACGGGCGATTTTCGGAATGCGGAGCCGGGAGACAAATGTCTGCTTTGCGGCTCAGAGCTGGAATTTCACCGCGGAATTGAGCTTGGGCATGTATTCAAACTGGGTACCAAATATAGTGCTGCACTGGATGCAACGTTTGTTGATCAGGATGGGCAGCAGAAGCCGTTCGTCATGGGATGCTACGGCATTGGGGTATCCCGGGTCATGGCAGCCGTTGCAGAACAGAGCATTACAGAAGAACGCTTGATTTGGCCGCTGTCCATCGCTCCATTCCATGTGCATATTATTCCAATATCCATGAAGGATGATGCTCAGCGAGAGCTGTCTGAGCAGCTGTACGTCCAGATGACACAAGCAGGAATAGACGTGCTGCTGGATGACCGGGAGGAGCGGGCTGGCGTAAAGTTCAAAGATGCCGATCTCGCAGGAGCCCCGATGGTCATTATTGTGGGGAGAGGAGCGGGAGATCAAGAGGTGGAGTGGTTAGGAAGAGAGGGCGTGAAGGAGAGTATCACTTCAATAGAAGCCTTGGAACGGGCTGTTCTGGCCGTAAAGGGTCTCGCCGCCATGGCCCCGGAAAGGAAATGA
- a CDS encoding MBL fold metallo-hydrolase, translating into MELNILSHEPEILQYSSGLIQIKIPLDNPLRWVNSYVLQHGRELAVIDPGPRTARAEREWELVLQKLGMQVQEITSIVLTHHHPDHYGLAGFFQELSGAAVWMSERAHQEAKLMWGKHSSMSADLPAFFRIHGMPAAWLEQLPGHLDSFLPQVKPAPQARFLRDGDVVPLGGRLWQAVQTHGHAPGHLSFWHAESGDLICGDAVLPQISPNVSLLPGSDAQPLHSFLEGLRRLRELPVRTAYPGHRNPFTHYRERIDALLAHHEERLDTAADLLQTAGPQSAFEVCTALFGGRLGIHQMRFAMCEALAHLAELSRRSRAVPREHPDGWISFAVPE; encoded by the coding sequence ATGGAGCTGAACATCTTATCCCATGAGCCGGAAATCCTCCAGTACAGCAGCGGCCTGATTCAGATTAAAATCCCGCTGGATAATCCGCTGCGCTGGGTAAACAGCTATGTGCTGCAGCACGGTAGGGAGCTTGCCGTTATTGATCCCGGGCCTCGCACGGCGCGGGCAGAGCGGGAATGGGAGCTGGTATTGCAGAAGCTTGGAATGCAGGTGCAAGAGATCACCTCGATCGTGTTGACTCACCATCATCCGGATCATTACGGCTTGGCAGGCTTTTTTCAGGAGCTCAGCGGGGCTGCGGTATGGATGTCGGAGCGTGCTCATCAGGAAGCGAAGCTCATGTGGGGCAAGCACAGCAGCATGAGTGCAGACCTGCCGGCGTTCTTTCGCATTCATGGCATGCCTGCAGCGTGGCTGGAGCAGCTGCCGGGGCATCTGGACTCCTTCCTGCCGCAGGTCAAGCCGGCTCCGCAGGCGCGCTTTCTGCGAGATGGTGATGTTGTGCCGCTTGGCGGACGTTTGTGGCAAGCGGTACAGACCCATGGACATGCACCGGGACACTTGTCCTTCTGGCATGCAGAGAGCGGCGACCTGATTTGCGGCGATGCCGTGCTGCCGCAAATCTCGCCGAACGTCAGCCTGCTGCCGGGCAGCGACGCCCAGCCGCTGCACAGCTTCCTGGAGGGGCTGCGCCGCCTCCGGGAGCTCCCGGTCCGGACTGCGTATCCCGGACACCGAAACCCGTTCACGCATTACCGTGAACGGATTGACGCGCTCCTCGCCCATCACGAGGAGCGGCTGGACACCGCGGCCGACCTTCTGCAGACGGCCGGCCCCCAAAGCGCCTTCGAGGTGTGCACCGCCCTCTTCGGCGGCCGGCTCGGCATCCACCAGATGCGCTTCGCCATGTGCGAAGCGCTGGCCCATCTCGCCGAGCTGTCCCGGCGCTCCCGAGCCGTGCCCCGGGAGCACCCGGATGGATGGATTTCGTTTGCCGTGCCAGAATAA